In Ahaetulla prasina isolate Xishuangbanna chromosome 10, ASM2864084v1, whole genome shotgun sequence, the genomic window TGATTGGTATTTGTTAAAGCAGTTAAAGCTGAATAGCCTCAGATACGTACAATTATCAAGAAGGTGTTGACCCCAACAGCTCTCAAACATTCTTTCCTGAGCGACTTAGTATCCAAGCCAAACAGACTACCCTTGCGGTGTAGGTGTGGTTCTAATTATGCCTGCTAATCTGCAGCATTGTGTAACAATCCAGTGAGGAAGGTGGATGTCATTCTCCccggttttatttcattttattcttctaAGAAGGGGAAAGGCTGGGAGATGAGATTGACAAGCACCGCAGAGTTACCTAAAGGCAGTTCTCCAAAATGGCAAAGTTTATAAGAGTTTCTTGGTTTCTTTTTAAACCAATGAGCTTCTTAAAAGTCCAGATTGGTCAATATGAAAAAGTAGCACCGGGCAGCAAtggataaaggtagtcctcagtttacaaccgtAGTTGAGCCTGGACTTACAGTCGTAAattgttgcagtcattaagcaggtgAGTGCTGGGATGCTGTGAcatttgtaagtgcaaggactggttctAAGTCATTTTtgtcaatgctattgtaacttccaatggttgtaaattgagaactaccggtGTAAGAAGAATCCAATTGGATCAGACTCAAGGCCTTTGAGCCAAGCATTCTGTTTCCATCCTGAGCAGTTGTTAGAGGCTGATTGAAGCCCATCAAAAAGACATGAGGGGACTTGCTGTTTCAAAGTTATGCTTTCAGGCACACCTCTGGTTTTGGAAATAACCCTCCATCCAGACATCCCCATGCATGATATACGATAGCCTTTATCCTCCAGAAATTTGCCTGGAGAACTTTAAGCCATGTGAATTGGTGGGTATCAAAAGAGGTGAGAAAGCAATATTTTGTTCACTTCATCCAGCCCAAGTTTGTTCATTAGACTGATCACAGATCACAACTACTTCAGAAAATGCCAGTAATTGAAACTGTGTGCCCTTATGCATGAAGAACAGAAATCCAACCATTGTTCCACAGCCCTGCCCTTTAGTTATGCTTGGGTCTCATTAACATTAATTGTGCTCagtgtaattgtttttttttatatgaaTTCCAGAGTTACCCAATGCATATAACTTAATTTTGATTAGCAATGCTGTGTCCTTCTGCTCCTGTTAACCCCAGGTAGCATGGCCCTTGATTTGGGatgatgggaactgtagtccaacTGCCTTTAGAGAGTCACCCATTCCTAGTTTGAGTCCAAGCATCCAGTGCCAGGGAAATTGCATTGGGATTTCTGCCCTAATATGAGATAAGGGCTTATTTGCCAAGCCGTAAACCACAATGTGCAAATCTCTTCAGCAGAGTTTCTACATCGGACTTAATTCAAGGCCAATTGAATGGTTAGCATATCTGGAGCAAGGAAGATTGCTCTCCCTCCTAGTGACTGGAGAGACATCTAGCTATTGTTCAGTTTCCTTGACTACTGACCACCCTATATCATAAATCTCTTTCCAAACAACCATGGAGATTAACTTGatcgttgttttcttctttcaccaTCAGACACTTGGTACCCTATGGGCTAGGAAGTCCTTCAGCACGACATAAGAGGTCCCTCCGCAGATGCACGTGCTCACATTTCAAGGATACCTCCTGTGCAACTTTCTGTCATGGCAATCCTCAGTAAGTAAGATAAGAAGCAAGAATAtatccctaatcctaaccctgatgcaccaaagacaaattccttgtgtgtccactcacacttggccaatttctgtctatcatctatctatctatcatctatctatctatctatttatctagaatagaatagaatagaatagaatagaatagaatagaatagaatagaatagaatagaatagaatagaattttattggccaagggaaaCAACACACATCATCCTAAACCCATGCAAGCAAATATAATTGTGATGCCCAGTATACACTGAACCCCCAGAAAAATCATATTATGGTTTAAGCAATGACCTGATTTGGAAAATcactttatcatctatctatccatccatccatcatctatctatctatctatctatctatctatctatctatctatctatctatctatctatctatctattatctatctatctgtctgtctgtctgtctatctatctatctatctatttatgtctgtctgtctgtctgtctgtctatctatctatctatttatctatctatctatctatctatctatcatctatctatctatctatctatctatctatctatctatctatctatctatctatctatctgatataTACAAGAAAGTGCTAATGGTTCTTGGGAAATTGATAAAGGGAGTTCTACATGGGATAGAAATTTCCTTGAATCAGTCTATGATTTCCCACTTCAGCAAGTATCTCAATATATTCACCCGTTATGCCAAGCATCCCAAAGTGCTTAGAGACCTCAAACCAAACTGAATGTAGCTCAGTTGGCTCGTTTGGCAAAGGCGTAGTCATAGTCCAGTCCAGGGTTCAGAGTACACAAATTCTACACTGGGAATCAAAGTTCATAGGAGAAACCAAGGAGGCAATATTACCTCCAAGCAAAGTAAATCTAGGTATGGGACGGATATGCACCAAGAGGCTGGCATCAAAGCTATTCCAGCCTTGGAATATTGAGACCTTCTGTCCATCATCCAGGTATAGTTGGGGCTGCTGAACACTACTAGCAGGCTACTTAGAGTAGTGACTTACTCTTGAGCAGACCCAGCTTTTGTGGGGCTCCTCCAAGCAACTTAGCACCTGTCCATTTGGATTTTTATATTGTAATGGATgtatgggacatggtggctcagtggctaagatcctGAGCTGGTCGATCAAAAGGCCGGcacttggcagttcagtggtctgaatccctagtgttgcataacggggtgagcgcccgtgacttgtcccagcttctgccaacctagcagttcaaaagcacttaaaaaatgcaagtagaaaaatagggaccccctttgataggaaggtaacagcgttccgtgcgcctttggcgttgagtcatgccggccacatgaccacagagatgtcttcggacagcgctggctcttcggctttgaaacggagatgagcactgccccctagagtcgggaacgactagcacatatgtgcgaggggagcctttacatTTATCTTTATTGTAATGGGTGATAGGCTGTGTGGACATGTCTCTATTTCATGGTCAGAATCTACAGGGATGGTCTCTGTTTCTGCCATGTCTCCATTGTATGGAGAAGAATGTGATGGAATCCATGTTGCTCATCAGCTCCTGATCTCCTTCTGAGAAGAAGATCATCTCAATAAACTGATAAAAGTCCACAGTGGCTGGGTTTGTACAGCATTCTCAGCCGAATCAAAATaaaggccattgtaactttgttcCCACACAACTGCGCCCCTAACAAAGCTGCTCTGTGGAAGTCATCATAGATACTTGGTAGAAACCAGAAAAGCATCCCCCCcctttttataaattatttttatatactttattcattaaacatgaaactcagtcaactgaacattcaaaaaggcatcacaaataccactgactgatgCTAATGATTGATATGGGTTCCTgctagtgtcctaggtatcaaccaagtaccttcttaagatgtacaatgttccaagtagtgcagttttttgcagttctgctgatgtttattgcaggaagctgcagtttgttgatgtatcttataaaattcttggacatggtaccaatgggtatcactgttacatgttttatccatagccgtgtagttttgatgaccaggacatttattatttatttattattaggttgttgttgttgttgttgttgttattattattattattattattattattattattattattattatatgttgttgttgttgttatgtcaCTTGCCTCCTGATGCATTCTCTGTGATGCCTGTGGATTAAATGAAAATctctttttagcaaacacaatagaGTGGAATAGTTCGAACCTAAGGGGGCTGTTCTTTATAATCTCTTCTTTAGGTCTCTTGATCTGGCAGACACATATTCTGTACGGTCAAACTCTCTGAGAACAATGGCTGCAACAGCCCAAAACAGTGGAGAACATGCAGTTGTCTGTTCCTACATTAAATGGTTGAACATACATACTTTTTTTTGAGAAATCCAAATttctatcctgttttccccaaaataagacatggcaataaggccaaacgcttatttcaggcttcaaaaaaaataaaaaataagacagggtattattttcagggaaacacggtagtgtcACCTTGTTCTTTTAGAAACCCAACTAGGGTTATGTTATGAAGACAACACTTTTATTGAACTATATAGTAGATAACAATATGGTAACTGGAATGGcagtgtagtaaaaaaaaaagtccttttatCTTTTTACTGTTATGATCATTAAACCGGGTACTTAGAAAATCTTGCATAAGTAAATCCAAACTAtaaactttttaaagaattgGATCCTGCCTTTgttaaacacacacagacacacacacacacacacatagagacagacacacaaacacacagagaaacacacagacacacagacacaaagagaggaagagaaagaggagagaaagcttGCAGAGTAAAATCAAagcttttcaaaaagcaaatgacattttaaagaaatattaatactttgtctctttctctttattttgcCATTCTCAGTACTCTCTCTTATGGGGACTTACCTTGACCTTTTCTTTTTATCCCCCCCCAGAAATCCCCCCAAAATGCAGTTGCCTAAGGACACAGGAATATTGGCAAAACTTCGTCAGAGCAGAAATCCCAAGCTTGacaagttgaactttggaaagtttTCAGGTAAAAAAAGTCTGCTTGTGAGTCTTTTAATATTCGTATCACGTAACGATTTTGCTGCATATTCAGTCCCATTGGGCAAATGTGAAGAGCTGCAAAATGCTTTGGACCAGAGTTTTCATAGTCATTGCTCACCCTCCTCTTGAAATTCTGGAAATGGAGAGGTTCTTTGACTAATTCTCTGTCAGAAATCCGTCTCTCACCAATCTAGAATATctgttttaacagaataatagagttggaagggtccttggacgttttctgctcaagcaggagatctatacccgtgatggccaacctatggcgcgtgtgccagaggtggcacacagcgccctctctgtgggcacgtgcgcctTTGCCAGCTGCCTTTCTCATTTCCGGCACAtacatgtgcgccggccagctggtctgtgggtgctggagcactggaaaacagcctgaaaaatggcaaaaaaggcTGTTTTTGGGGGTGTTTTCAGGCAGTATTTcaagccaaaaacagcctgaaaaacaacctgaaaacagccccaaaacagcctgaaaatggcctgaaaaatggccagaaatgcgcaaaaaaaaaaagacatgtgtGCACTGCTCagttggtcttcaggtttccggtacTCcggcgcacgcacatgcacacccatgcatgtgtgttcaggtttgggcactcagtgtcaaAAAGATTCACCAACACTGATCTAtagcaaacaaatggttgtccaatctttgggAAAGCACATCCTCTTTGATAATAAActcatttccccattgacttaatgAAGTCTTCCTAATACATAAATCTCTCCTAAAAGAGTAGGGAAACTACTGACAACATGCTGCAACATGCCTTAATGTGTGATGGGAACTCAGCCACTCTTGGTATATTTTCCAAATCAGGTCGTGGCTTAAGCCATAATATGATTTTCTGAGAGGGTTCAGTGCATACTGGGTATCACAATTATATTTGCttgcatgcagtggtgggatgctgccggtttaacaaccggttcggtgatcgcccgctttgtgcatgcacgcacacactttTACAAATACCAACCTTCTGTGTTACCCccttgggagtaacacagctgaggtgcggcaatctgctctgccatgccaatcagctgagaagtaagtaaagcacaggggtgggtgggtgggtcgacCTGATTGTTGGAGGGAACCgcttcactcccagctgatcattggcgctacgggttcgcccaaaccagtccgaacctgtagaatcccacccctgcttgcaTGGGTTTAGAATGTTGTGTGTTGTTTCCCTTGGACTGCTGAGCTCCCCAAAGTGAAATATAATCTTCAGTAAATATTCACGCGGCCTAGGTATAATGCTGACTATTTATTTGATGGTATAATTCACAGGTTCTTATGCTTTCCGGAATTGAATTTACCAGAAGGGTCTCTCCAAGATCTCAAGGTCTTCCATGGGAAAAGGGTTTCCTGAAGATAAAGGGATCAGCAGGAAACTTAAGGATGCTCCTTGTCTTAGTCA contains:
- the EDN2 gene encoding endothelin-2, whose product is MVNSLPCFFSFAVALCVLLPEGQAAAESHLLANNSRHPRTKRCSCASMIDKECVYFCHLDIIWINAPRHLVPYGLGSPSARHKRSLRRCTCSHFKDTSCATFCHGNPQNPPKMQLPKDTGILAKLRQSRNPKLDKLNFGKFSGSYAFRN